One segment of Pan paniscus chromosome 20, NHGRI_mPanPan1-v2.0_pri, whole genome shotgun sequence DNA contains the following:
- the LOC117976929 gene encoding small ribosomal subunit protein eS10-like, which translates to ATAPSHELLFKEGVTVAKKDVHMAKHPELADKNVPNLHVMKAMQSLKSRDYMKEQFAWRHFYWYLTNEGIQYLRDYLHLPLEIVPATLRHNRPETGRPPPKGLEGEPPARLKREETDRDTYRRSAVPPGADKKTEAGAGSATKFQFRGGFGCGRGQPPQKNWRGLFCIE; encoded by the coding sequence gccaccgcacccagccatgaaCTCCTTTTTAAGGAAGGAGTCACGGTGGCTAAGAAGGATGTCCACATGGCTAAGCACCCGGAGCTGGCAGACAAGAATGTGCCCAACCTTCATGTCATGAAGGCCATGCAGTCTCTCAAGTCCCGAGACTACATGAAGGAACAGTTTGCCTGGAGACATTTCTACTGGTACCTTACCAATGAAGGCATCCAGTATCTCCGTGATTATCTTCATCTGCCCCTGGAGATTGTGCCTGCCACCCTACGCCACAACCGTCCAGAGACTGGCAGGCCTCCGCCTAAAGGTCTGGAGGGTGAGCCACCTGCAAGACTCAAAAGAGAGGAAACCGACAGAGATACCTACAGACGGAGTGCTGTGCCCCCTGGTGCCGACAAGAAAACCGAGGCTGGGGCCGGGTCGGCAACCAAATTCCAGTTTAGAGGCGGATTTGGATGTGGACGTGGTCAACCACCTCAGAAAAATTGGAGAGGATTATTTTGCATTGAATAA